Proteins from a genomic interval of Lycium ferocissimum isolate CSIRO_LF1 chromosome 2, AGI_CSIRO_Lferr_CH_V1, whole genome shotgun sequence:
- the LOC132046378 gene encoding F-box protein SKIP23-like has translation MNEKGTKKLYSWADLPEELLVKISKYLKYSYRVGHFRAVCTSWRAAVPRPPDKRLFIVPKYNPSKKSHMRRFVFRLDLQELPPSSSSSSPTSYLIAVGEQLREDGQSQLRLLNPVTASPIPISSNLFPRESNLNKFRVSILHKSSLILGADTTHHRTCKVVYLNPGHRFSEGRIRKATATLRGGKLYLLAGNTREIVILNDLMGLRLRDQNLNKSAYHDVVKYKNKFFAIDQHGRGVMLDSSLKVSLVTNPLFLPNRNGYFRNHKSYLVKSSGDADLFLVDRYLDKSSEQTNYAEQHAATSDDDTNKPATVRFRVYKLEEEEQCWKEVTTLNDQVIFVGDDASFWSYCVSAKDFPGCRGNLIFFRKDEDGVRRYFWDALKHKKDYSLSGFHMTDFFWPPPS, from the coding sequence ATGAATGAGAAAGGGACCAAGAAGCTGTATTCTTGGGCTGATCTTCCTGAAGAACTACTTGTTAAGATCAGCAAGTACCTCAAATACTCATATCGAGTTGGTCACTTCCGTGCTGTTTGTACCTCTTGGAGAGCCGCAGTTCCACGTCCCCCTGATAAAAGACTCTTCATTGTCCCTAAATATAATCCCAGTAAGAAGTCTCATATGAGAAGATTCGTTTTCCGGCTTGATCTTCAAGAACTTCCaccttcatcatcatcttcatcacccACCAGCTATTTGATAGCCGTGGGGGAACAACTCCGCGAAGACGGCCAAAGCCAACTCCGCCTCTTGAACCCGGTCACTGCAAGTCCTATTCCTATATCCTCAAACTTGTTTCCTAGAGAGAGTAATTTGAACAAATTTCGCGTCTCTATACTGCATAAATCATCCTTGATTTTGGGTGCAGATACAACACATCATCGTACTTGTAAAGTTGTTTATCTTAACCCTGGCCACCGATTCTCTGAGGGACGTATACGGAAAGCAACTGCTACTCTTCGGGGTGGAAAATTGTATTTACTTGCAGGTAATACAAGAGAGATAGTTATCTTAAATGATTTGATGGGTCTTCGTCTGAGAGACCAAAACCTGAACAAGTCTGCTTATCATGATGTGGTGAAGTACAAGAATAAATTTTTCGCTATTGATCAACACGGGCGAGGGGTTATGCTGGATTCTTCTTTGAAAGTGAGTCTAGTTACAAATCCTCTGTTTCTCCCAAACAGGAATGGTTACTTTAGGAACCACAAGTCATACTTGGTGAAATCATCAGGGGATGCAGATCTATTTCTAGTGGACAGGTACTTAGATAAATCATCGGAGCAAACAAATTACGCCGAACAACATGCTGCAACCTCTGATGATGATACAAACAAACCAGCGACAGTCAGATTCAGAGTGTATAAGCTTGAGGAAGAGGAGCAATGTTGGAAGGAGGTTACAACCTTGAATGACCaagtcatatttgtgggagaTGACGCATCTTTTTGGTCCTATTGTGTGTCTGCTAAAGATTTTCCAGGGTGtagaggaaatttgattttcttcagGAAAGATGAGGATGGAGTTCGTCGTTACTTTTGGGACGCGCTAAAACATAAAAAGGATTACTCACTTAGTGGATTTCACATGACTGATTTTTTCTGGCCACCCCCTAGCTGA
- the LOC132046377 gene encoding F-box protein SKIP23-like, protein MNEKKTKKLYSWPIWADLPEELLVKICKCLNYSFQVGHFRAVCTSWRSAVPRSPHKRLFVVPKYYHKKPRILASKYMRRFVCRLDLQELPPSSSSPTSYLIAMAEEYCGDGQSQLRLLNPITGSPIPISSFPREINLNKLRVSVLHNSSLILRADTTPHRTCKVVYLYTLQRSSSRRPTAFLRKSGALSLFTSNTGREVVLNDLTDRLLRDQNLNKPVYHDVVNYKGKWFAIDQYGRGVMVDSCLNVSLVTNPLFLQNSNDFSCNHKSYLVKSSRNADLFLVDRYLDKSWEQTNYDEQHAAASDDDIKEPVYDMAVRFRVYKLEEEKQCWKEVTSLNDQVIFVGDDEYFWSYCVSAKDFPGSRGNLIFFTDPFRKAEDGDLHDFWDALKHEKDYSLGGFRMENAFLGPMACFPDTTHYSTFKAVRLYTRRRSSREKAIAAIAALWKSGKLSFTYRQYRKGSCLK, encoded by the exons ATGAATGAGAAAAAGACCAAGAAGTTGTATTCTTGGCCCATATGGGCTGATCTTCCTGAAGAACTACTTGTTAAGATCTGCAAGTGCCTAAACTACTCATTTCAAGTTGGTCATTTTCGTGCTGTTTGTACCTCTTGGAGATCCGCAGTTCCACGTTCCCCTCATAAAAGACTATTCGTTGTCCCTAAATACTACCATAAGAAGCCTCGTATTCTCGCTAGTAAATACATGAGAAGATTCGTTTGCCGGCTTGATCTTCAAGAACTTCCACCTTCCTCATCATCACCCACCAGTTATTTGATAGCCATGGCGGAAGAATATTGTGGAGACGGCCAAAGCCAACTCCGCCTCTTGAACCCAATCACTGGAAGTCCTATTCCTATATCCTCATTTCCGAGAgagattaatttgaacaaactTCGCGTCTCTGTACTGCATAATTCTTCCTTGATTTTGCGTGCAGATACAACTCCTCATCGTACTTGTAAAGTTGTTTATCTTTATACTCTCCAGCGATCCTCTAGCAGGAGACCAACTGCTTTTCTTAGGAAGAGTGGAGCATTGTCTTTATTTACAAGTAATACAGGAAGGGAAGTTGTCTTAAATGATTTAACGGATCGTCTTCTTAGAGACCAAAACCTGAACAAGCCTGTTTATCATGATGTGGTGAACTACAAGGGGAAATGGTTCGCTATTGATCAATACGGGCGAGGGGTTATGGTGGATTCTTGTTTGAACGTGAGTCTAGTTACAAATCCTCTGTTTCTCCAAAACAGTAATGATTTCTCTTGTAACCACAAGTCATACTTGGTAAAATCATCACGGAATGCAGATCTATTTCTAGTAGACCGATACTTGGATAAATCATGGGAGCAAACAAATTATGACGAACAACATGCTGCAGCCTCTGATGATGATATAAAGGAACCAGTTTATGACATGGCAGTTAGATTCAGAGTGTATAAACTTGAGGAAGAGAAGCAATGTTGGAAGGAGGTTACAAGCCTGAACGACCAAGTCATATTTGTAGGAGATGATGAATATTTTTGGTCCTACTGTGTCTCTGCTAAAGATTTTCCAGGGAGtagaggaaatttgattttcttcacAGATCCATTCAGGAAAGCTGAGGATGGAGATCTTCATGATTTTTGGGATGCGCTAAAACATGAAAAAGATTACTCACTTGGCGGATTTCGCATGGAGAATGCATTTCTTGGGCCAATGGCATGTTTCCCAG ATACAACTCATTATAGTACTTTTAAAGCTGTTCGTCTTTATACTCGCCGCCGATCCTCTAGGGAAAAAGCAATTGCTGCTATTGCAGCTCTTTGGAAGAGTGGAAAATTGTCTTTTACTTATAGGCAATACAGGAAAGGAAGTTGTCTTAAATGA
- the LOC132047817 gene encoding F-box protein SKIP23-like, with the protein MDRLLRDQNLTKPVYHDVVKYKEKWFAIDQYGRGVMVDSSLNVSLVTNPLFLPNRSGFFCNHKSYLVKSSGNADLFLVDRYLDKSSEQTNYDVQHAATSGDDTKAPVYDMAVRFRVYKLEEEKHCWKEVTSLNDQVIFVGDDASFWSYSVSAKDFPGCRGNLIFFTDQFRKAEDGDLHDFWDALKHEKDYSLGGFHMENAFLGPMACFPGYTDFFWPPPTWLN; encoded by the coding sequence ATGGATCGTCTTCTTAGAGACCAAAACCTGACCAAGCCTGTTTATCATGATGTGGTCAAGTACAAGGAGAAATGGTTCGCTATTGATCAATACGGCCGAGGGGTTATGGTGGATTCTTCTTTGAACGTGAGTCTAGTTACAAATCCTCTGTTTCTCCCAAACAGGAGTGGTTTCTTTTGTAACCACAAGTCATACTTAGTAAAATCATCAGGGAATGCAGATCTATTTCTAGTAGACCGATACCTGGATAAATCATCGGAGCAAACAAATTACGACGTGCAACATGCTGCGACCTCTGGTGACGATACAAAGGCACCAGTTTACGACATGGCAGTTAGATTTAGAGTATATAAACTTGAGGAAGAGAAGCATTGTTGGAAGGAAGTTACAAGCTTGAATGACCAAGTCATATTTGTAGGGGATGATGCATCTTTTTGGTCCTACAGTGTGTCTGCTAAAGATTTTCCAGGGTGcagaggaaatttgattttcttcacAGATCAATTCAGGAAAGCTGAGGATGGGGATCTTCATGATTTTTGGGACGCGCTAAAACATGAAAAAGATTACTCACTTGGAGGATTTCACATGGAGAATGCATTTCTTGGGCCAATGGCATGTTTCCCAGGTTACACCGACTTTTTCTGGCCACCCCCTACCTGGCTTAACTGA
- the LOC132046379 gene encoding uncharacterized protein LOC132046379, with amino-acid sequence MPHLKLSVLQQQPIRNYSKNMFSEVEQEQLIEKLEIFKIQGRDKRGRKILRIIGKFFPARNLSVEVVNKYLAEKIFPELEKRSFAVVYVHTDVEKSENFPGVSALRSFYDAIPVKVRENLEAVYFLHPGLQARLFLATFGRFIFSGGLYGKLRYVNRVDYMWEHVRRNEIEMPEFVYDHDEDLEYRPMMDYGLESDHARVYGGAPTVDSPVTMYSMRCIS; translated from the exons ATGCCTCATCTTAAACTTAGCGTTTTGCAACAACAACCCATTCGAAATTATTCTAAAAACATGTTTTCAGAAGTTGAACAAGAACAACTTATTGAGAAACTCGAAATCTTCAAGATCCAAGGCAGAGATAAACGTGGCCGCAAAATCTTGCGCATCATCGGCAAATTCTTCCCTG CTAGGAATCTAAGTGTTGAAGTAGTGAATAAGTATTTAGCGGAGAAGATCTTTCCAGAACTTGAGAAACGGTCGTTTGCCGTGGTGTATGTTCACACCGATGTGGAGAAAAGTGAGAACTTTCCTGGAGTATCAGCTTTACGATCATTCTACGATGCAATTCCGGTGAAGGTTCGAGAGAATCTGGAGGCTGTTTACTTTCTTCACCCAGGACTTCAAGCTAGACTCTTCCTTGCCACATTTGGTCGCTTCATCTTTAGTGGAGG GTtatatgggaaattgaggtatgtaaacaGGGTGGATTATATGTGGGAACATGTGAGGAGGAATGAGATTGAGATGCCAGAATTTGTGTATGATCATGATGAAGATCTTGAGTACCGTCCGATGATGGACTATGGTTTGGAGAGTGATCATGCCAGGGTCTATGGTGGTGCCCCTACAGTAGACTCTCCTGTTACAATGTACTCCATGAGATGCATCTCATAA